From the Pangasianodon hypophthalmus isolate fPanHyp1 chromosome 18, fPanHyp1.pri, whole genome shotgun sequence genome, the window atcatctctTTGGTCGCCTGTCAATCACGAAATAGTTCAATGGAAAACTTGACACTGGTTTATTGGATCTACGTCATCAGAGGGAAGACCATTGGCTGCAGGGTCGCAAGTCCTCCGTGTTAACGTCCACACACTGCGGTCGCATTTAGGAcgcggaggtgtgtgtgtgtgtgtgtacgctgtTGTTATTAGGCTAGCTGTCTACACCAGAAAGAAACCAGCCCCCTGTTTCACTAACTGATATGTTCATAATGAATTGCAAACGTTTTCATCATTGCAAACCTTCTGACAGGAAGTGTAGCTGCTTTATTAAAATGACTGCTGCAGTGGCGTCTCAACAGCCTGCAGGggctatttttgtttgttttgttgtttgaaatgaagtgaaatgtGGCGACCCAttctcggaatttgtgctctgcatttaacccatccaagtttttgtttttaggtttGCAGTTCTCTAGCCTTTTCTGCTGCGGGGAGCGGGTGGGGGTTCAGTGCcctgctcaagggtctcacctcagtcgtggtattgagggtgggagagagtgctggtcattcactccccccacctacaatccctgctggacctgagactcaaacccacaaccttcaggttcaccttcgggttgcaagtccgactctctatccattcaTCAATGCTAACCAGGTTTTGCTTACTATGCAAAAGAGACACACTGAATATACCAAATTCTCAAAATACGCGGTTATAGTTCACAGGAAAATAtagcgatttttttttctgctcaggGAGTGTAGCTAATGTGCCAAGAGtgcaactgaaaatataaaatatatactgtacagtggggtccaaatgtctgagaccacttaaaaaaaatggaaataaacaaagttttagaattttgaaaatgttttaaggTTTGTTTTTGGTTAGCCAGGAAAGTTTTTACGAAAATAGAATGTTGTTTTTAGGTTTGCAGTTCTCTAACGTTCCCCTAATGTTCCCTTAACATCATGCACACTGTAAGCTGTATAGATCATTCATCAAGCAAATAGATATGGTGCTGTCTCCTGTGTGAAATTGTCTTTTCCCTATAAACCCATTTGGGAAACAATACACTTCTACAGTACATAAATAAGAATGCACTAGGCTTTATTCagcttcagtaactgctttatccttgtcatGGTTGTGGTAGATCTGGAGTCTATACTGAGAACACTGGACACAAAGCAGGAATagaccctgaatgggacaccagtctgtTGCAggtagccacacacacacaaacacactgagtaGTCAGTGCCATCAAGGGATGTGTTTTGGGACACAGGGAGAACCCGCAAAATTCGAGAGCCCATGACAGAACCCCAAAGTTGGTGGGAACAACACTACCACAGTGCCCCTTGGCTTCGTTTATGTTAGTGTTATTTTAAAAGAGAAGGCATCTGAAATCATCTGTACCTCAGGAAAGCAGTGAAATATCAATACCTTGCAGGCTCATAAACAATAGTCAGCATAATATATTCACTTATGGTAGAGCcataaaaaactgtaaaaatatggaaaaaagtgaaaatgtacaaaaaaaacattagactTTGATGTATATAATTTACCTTTATAAATTTACTGATGAATAGCACAGTGTCAGTTGGGTTGTTTCTTTATATGCTCATAGCATGAAGTCGTCATTCCAACAGAAAAGTATGTCAAAATCCTTAGAATATACAGAAAGCACAACAGGATGATTGCACATACAGGTCTGTATCGGATACACTCTCTTAGGAAATTGCAAGTTCAAATAGCAGCAATGCTATAGctagggctgtagtcaagaccacCGGTGTCAattccaagaccaggactagctgaATTAGAGCCAAGATTAAGTCTTAAGGGGGTCAAGGCCAAGTTAAGATCGAGACCAAAAACCATCAAATCATCAAATCCTTTTTGAGGCCAAACATTTACTTCAACTAGTTGGCTTCATTCATGCACTCATTCTTGTGCAGATTAGGCTGTTTTTTCCTAGAAGAAGGAATTATTTCTTGTCAAACTTTATGAATATGAAAGGAAAGGacaacatgaacattatttttacaaacttttGGTCAAGAACAAGACCATTGCCAAAttctgagacaagtccaagtccaACTGCCAATAAGTCAGggacaagtccaagtcaatacagaaaaagtCTCTTGACAAGACTCGAGTCCTACAGCCCTAGCTATAGCCATTCACAGCCAGGAGTGTAACAGCATAAGTGTTCCTGATCTCTAGGTGGGAAGGATGACCTTTCTTTCCTCCATGCTGGTGAAAGAGATACTACCTGGCAGTGAAAGTGGTATGTGTGTGGTTCTTAGGAAGGTCAAATGGTTACAGGAACATGACTATAGGAAAAGTGAGAGCTCAACCAGTTTACTTGCAGATATTCCAGGTGAGAAttagtgggggaaaaaaaaaaaaaaaacataaactcaGAAATTTGGTATAAccactttgtttattttattatgcaaCCAACTAATttgattttagtgttttccatGTATGAAAAATAATGATGTTGATTTGGCTCTGTCAGGTAAGTCTTCATCCACTCCtcaaaaatctttaaaagtCTCAACAGGTAATACATTAAGCTAATCAAAGACAGAGgtattgtgtaaatcagtccGGGAAGCTGGTAAGCTCTTCTTTGCTGATGTTCCCTCCACTCAGGATTACCACAACGGTCCTGCCAGTAATGTCTGGTATTCTGTTGTTAACGAGGGCAGCAAAGGCAGCGGATCCTGAGGGTTCCACAACTAGACCGGCTTTGTAGAGAGCAGAAACGGCAGACTTGATTTCATCATCAGTCACCAACACTATCTCGTCCACATACTTCTGACACATCGAATATGGCAGGGCACCTAAAAAAAGGAACATAGAGAACACACACCATTTCTACAGTGTACAGTGATTAAATCTAGtggtctttattttctttttattccccCCATGCCTGGGTGGGCTCATGGCTCAGTATAGATGCTATAGCTATAGTCAACtgcatataaatatttcaacgGACTGAGCTAAGCATTCGCAAACATACTGCAGCAAAAGTGATCAGAATTTGGGAAAATAAACTGGCTATAATTCACAGACTCAAGTTTTTAAATATGAACCTCAGTTGTGGCTTATTTATTCAGCTGCATTTATATCTACCCGGAGGCAGCTCATCGAGAAAGGAAAGAGTTGTCACAGACTTTctgggattttttattttagttaccctctctggtctgattggTGAAGTGACAATgtggcttgttaaaaaaaaaaaaaaaagtaaatgacagaaatggaaaagaagtatttattttatttacttgatttttttttgtttattcaaattCATGTATGTATCTTATCTGTTCAAAAAGCATGGCATTAGTCAAAATTGGTAATGTGAAGCACTGCTATGAAACAAAATATTACAACCTCAAcctgtcttatttatagccttAAAATAATCACTAATGGTGAAGCATTAAAAGGCAACTGCTGTCACATTCTACCACTAGTTGCTTATGCAGACCTTTGTAAGCAGgaaattttatgtatttaaatcttcacaaattttagttgaatacccctgTGCTATAATAATTGTTTCTTAGCTATGCACAGGCTGGTAAAAGCGACTTTTATGAGGCTTGGTTATTCTGTAAAGCTTGAGTATGAccaataatgtttaatatgacAAGCTCCTAATTAATAGTTCCTGCAAAATAAATGATACCTGCAGATGGTGGTGCAAGACCAGAGGCGATGCTTTTGCTGTCCATGCCAACAGGTTTTTTCTCAATGAAGCTTTTGTACATGGTGCATGCTGTCAATAGTGAAAAACAAACGAACACACATGAGCAAATTAACCTCAAGAATCAATTTACATTCCCACCACAATCAACTTGTCCAATACACATTATTAATCACCTTACCTCCTTCTGGTTCCACTCCATAAATTCTTGTGTCCTCACAACCTGAAAGCTTAATCACTGCTGCTACTCCAGCCAGTAAACCCCCTCCACCGCAGCACACTACTACCACATCAGGATTAGGAAGCACCTCCAGGATCTCAAACCCCAGACTATACCGCATACAGAGTAGGAAAAGAGATGTGAAATACTACAAACTTCACTTAACTGCTTTAATAAAGTATGTTAAGATGATTGTGTTCTGTACCTGGCATGTCCTGCTATGAGATCCAGATCATTGTAGGAATGAAGTAaagtcattttttccttttgaacACATCGATTGACAACTTCCATAAGACTCTGGGTTGGCACTCGTTCAACCTCGATGCCAAAACTCTGTTGATGACAATAAGGAATATTAATGGGATTTGCGTAAATCACATTTTGAAGCATTAGGCATTTCTGTTCAGTGTGGTCTCACTTGTATTAGCAGAGATCTGGAGATGGGAGCTGTTTCAGGCATCACCACTTTGCCTTTAGTTCCGTAGTGTTTAGAGGCATAGGCAAAGGACTTCCCATAATTCCCAGCAGACAATGTGACAAAATTACCCCCACTGGCTCTTCGGGCAAACTGATTTGCTACACCTCTAATCTTAAATGACCCTATTGGTGAAGAaacagaatacattttaaacttgagctgaatttacataaatatatgttaGATTTAGTTACTTTGCTAATACTTTTGGACACACTTAAATCACCACCTAGGTTTAAACGTTAGTCATCTGATTTCTTGTACAGTAAcattcaaaaacacaaactaaccCGTCCTCTGCATGTTCTCCAACTTCAGATAGGCGTTACAGGGCACATGGAGTGGCAGTGTGGTCTGGCTCCAGAGGATCATGGGTGTTTTGATCACTCCCAAAGGGCTGCTCATGACCGTCTGCCAAGCATCATTAAGCATCTTGAGTGTAATGCCTTCTGCTACCAGGTCCTCCATGTTGCTGAGGGATGGGAAGAATCTCAGTTAGAGGCCATATTTGCTTATTACATTAATTGCTCAGAGGCTGGTTTTAATAAGTGCGTATCTAATACCATCTATTGCTGTGATGCTGCCTTTATGGGTGTATTAAAAGAGCAAATTGGTccaaaatgaaatttacacaattttctccttaccccaaatgtagctGATCAAGTAACACTGTTTTGGTGTCAGAAAAATTGTGCATGTTTAAATTTGAGGTGAAACGAATCCTTGgatacaaatattaatatatattataagcAAATAATTTTGAACCAAAATGGCAAGATGTTCACAACCCATTGCATTCCAATCCAATTATATCCTTTGCTATGTAGCTTGCAATACACACAAAATGCCCACTACACCAAAAATATCTTACATAATTTTAGATTAGTAAACCTGATTAACATTATCTTACCAATAATGTTTACTCAACACAAACTCCTAACAGAAACAGTGTATTTAACCCTTACTCATAGGCAAAAAAGGATTTGGTCAAAGAAAATATCTTGAGTAAAAATGTTTACCATCCTTTAATCATTTATGTTCACACTGTTTTCATCTCATACAATATATTCACAATTTCCATCATTTTCCATTTCATCCTATATACAgtagtgtgtatactgtatacacacatacacattatatatgtgtatatataattatatatatatatatatatatatatataaataaataaatatatataatgtgtaagtgtatgcacacacatacagttagGTGCTAATGCCTATACATATActcacagtactgtgcaaaggtatAATGTGCcctatatttttaatataaattctgTCTTGTATGCCTATTTTATGCCAGCTATAGAAGTCAGTAGACTTAACATgaacttttaataaaattaagaatTCAAAGgtacacaaaaatgtttgtatttcatgaaataaatgGACCACAATACATAATAGATCATGTTAAAAACATCATCAAAGCTGCAGAGACCAAAGAACTGTAGCAAGTTCTCTGTAGCAAGAAGTCTGGAACAACCTACTGGCCAATTTCCTTAGAAAAACTATACAgttgttttactgtttactgctcattttattttcatttcattatttttgagggTATCCTTGCTTTACAGCTTTTCTATCATTTTTCCTAAggctttgcacagtactgtattcaCAGAAACTATTTAGATTCCACCACATTTTTATCTAAAatggaattaattaaaaaaattttcactCATCAAGCAATACCCCACAATGAGGTAGTAAATTTTGCTAATTGCACAtgatttggtaaaatatatcGAGGTGCCAGTCCTTGTGATCAACACATCTAGCTCTAACTTTCCTGCATTTAACATTCGGGTCCCCTTTAAAGAACTGATTAACAGGGACTGGGTGTGTTAAATTAGCATTGGCACTAAACATTCCAGGGAGAGAAAAAATATGAGGAATAGGTCACAGGAATTGTTTGTAGACCTCCAAGATGGGATTGTATGAGGGCACACCTCAGGGAAAAGGGTACAGTAAGAGTGCAGCTTGGAAGGCCCTAAGTAACATAGTGGCTTCCATCATTCTTATATGAAAGAATTCAGGACCACCAACAGTTTTCCTTGAACTGTTTGCCAAACTGAGCACACCAGAAAGAAGTTGGCTTTAGTCAACCAGATGACCAAGAACCTAAAGGTCACTTTGACATAACACTAGAGTGGATTGGAGAACCTGTGAGAAGGAGAACCATCTCTGCCGCACCTCACCAATCAGGCCTTTATGGTAGAGTGGCCAGATGGAAAACATTCAGTAACTGTTtcagtaaaatgaaatatacCTCTCAGGCCATGACAATCAAGATTCTATAGTCAGATGAAACCATGATTGACATCTTTGGCCTGAATGCCAGGCATCTGGAGCAAACCAAGCACCATTCATCACCTGGCCAATTCCTACATATGGTGTAGAACAGTGGTAGTGGCCACATCATGCTATGGGGATGTTTTTCAGCAGCAGGGCTTGACAGACTTGTCAGGGTCAAGAGAAAAATATGAATACATgaatttatcttcagtaacagcttgCACAGGGCTtctgtggatccagagcctatcccaggaatactagGTGCTGtataaatgtgatatttatgtttttcatttttaataagctTGCACAACTTTGTCATTATGGAGTATTTCTTGCTGCTTGGTGACCGAATCAATCTATTTTtgaataaaactgtaaatattttctgaatatttataaagtCCAGAAAATGGAGAACACTAACCCAGAGGCAATGTGTGTATGGCTTAGTCCATTCGTTTGCAGCAAGTCTGGATTAGCCGACATGTGTCGTCTTTGAATGTGTACtttgatgtttttcttgttCAGAATTAAATTGCAGAAGCAACACGTGATTCGTTTGGGCCTTGATGTCAGTACTTTGAGACTACCAGCACAGATATTGTGGGTTGGGTTCACAGACATAAGAATATCCTGGCTGTCAGAGGGTGTAACTGTGGCAGTCAAAGAAGCAGGTGAAGATGGAGGACTGGGTGACTTGACTTTAATGTCAAGGAGATTCGGGCTACCCGTGGCACTGTCTTCACTGCACTGACGTTCTGAGCCATTAATGGCACTGCATATAGGGACTGAGGTGTTGATTGGTGGGGCAGAGTGACTAGACAATGCTGTTGAAGTGCTGGGGACCAGTGAAGAACTACAAGGTGTGTGCACCTGCACGTTTATGGATAACCCGCACTTGTGTATATGTTCGGTGAAGTAATTTCGTGAGATTATAGTCCTCTTGCAGCAGCAGCAATGGTAGTGGCTGCTTTTACTGCATCCTAGGTTgcatttgtagatttttttctctgtaagaGAGAGACATGGTGTGGTTTTATGAGTGTACAAAATAACatgcactaaaaaaaatcatcagggCTATCATCAAGGACAAACCTCTAACCACGGACTGTCATAAAATATGTAGCTCATTAAtcactttaccttgaaattcAATAGCTGTTTTCTCATGGGTCTGTATGTGAGCCACAAGCGCAGCATACTCCCCCTTCCTGTTGCAGAACTGGCATTTATACTTGTCTGGGCCAATACAAATAGGTTTAGGCCGTTTCCCTTTTGGGCAAATAGTGACATGAAGCTGcaataaaaagcaaaatgttCTGAAATTAGACAATCGCTAGATTAGCAAATATTGACATGAAACACAAACAAGTGTCTTACCTCGTTGGAGTGTGGCATTAGAGATGTAGATTATGGGTCTGATGTTGCACTCACAGTGTATTTAGTGGAGTCAAATGCTGGAGAGTACAAAAAACAGGGATTATAAATTAGTGAGATGCCAACAACAGGCACGGGGTGTAAAATGCAACATGTAATAATCACTGAACTGAAATGCATGTAGCTGCTTTTAATTGCAGGAGAGTAAAATTGATCTTAAATTTAGAAttgtacaggtttttttttttaaaaaaaacaaaacgccTCAGCAGGCTCTCACACACATGAAaaaatctacacttcaattTATTCGATTTCGCCTAAGAcgacaaaaaacaaatatttgtagCATTAAGCAGAAGGTTGGCTACTTAAAGCTTCACACACCCCAAGTGACTAACCACTCATCACCTACTATATGCTCACTGGACACTGTATTTATTCTTAACTCTATTTAATCTCCCTTTTTCCAGGGTTGTTTCAGAATGTAAATTGTCAGGTCACCTGATCTGGATTTCATCTATTGTCTCTATCAAAGTATCTTGTTAACTCACAAATCCTGCTTTCTGGAATGAACCATAGCATTACAAGgaattttttcattatttcagcaAGAAAAATAACTCTTtagatgattttttaaatttaggaGTGCATACTGATTTTCAGACAGAGTACACACCTGCACCTAAAAAAATGAGTGGAGCTTAAATTTAAACCTGACCAAACTTAAAAACAACCAGAAAGCAGATGCTGGGCAATTTTTCCCAAAATAAA encodes:
- the srr gene encoding probable serine racemase; this translates as MPHSNELHVTICPKGKRPKPICIGPDKYKCQFCNRKGEYAALVAHIQTHEKTAIEFQEKKIYKCNLGCSKSSHYHCCCCKRTIISRNYFTEHIHKCGLSINVQVHTPCSSSLVPSTSTALSSHSAPPINTSVPICSAINGSERQCSEDSATGSPNLLDIKVKSPSPPSSPASLTATVTPSDSQDILMSVNPTHNICAGSLKVLTSRPKRITCCFCNLILNKKNIKVHIQRRHMSANPDLLQTNGLSHTHIASGNMEDLVAEGITLKMLNDAWQTVMSSPLGVIKTPMILWSQTTLPLHVPCNAYLKLENMQRTGSFKIRGVANQFARRASGGNFVTLSAGNYGKSFAYASKHYGTKGKVVMPETAPISRSLLIQSFGIEVERVPTQSLMEVVNRCVQKEKMTLLHSYNDLDLIAGHASLGFEILEVLPNPDVVVVCCGGGGLLAGVAAVIKLSGCEDTRIYGVEPEGACTMYKSFIEKKPVGMDSKSIASGLAPPSAGALPYSMCQKYVDEIVLVTDDEIKSAVSALYKAGLVVEPSGSAAFAALVNNRIPDITGRTVVVILSGGNISKEELTSFPD